Proteins from one Panicum virgatum strain AP13 chromosome 7K, P.virgatum_v5, whole genome shotgun sequence genomic window:
- the LOC120640733 gene encoding protein MIZU-KUSSEI 1-like has protein sequence MKKKKSGASNYLCIAPIFNSCLSSGNKQPSNDAAGRNRLSFSFPDSLAGGKTQRQQQQQHQQQPEEQNSESIIDPAASIVTRKDGRHCTVIVGTIFGRRAGRVTFCVQRDPDAPPPFLFELSVPMQSLAAEMGSGLLRIALECHRPTSGAGAGGAAAATTGGSGASRNVWRASCNGCDVGYAVRRLPTEWDRRVLESMRTMTTGVGVLPPPTVALEERPNDDGNLQDGGGGEVLYMRATYERVVGSRDAVSYHLISPGGGGGSPPQELSVFLLRTRGD, from the coding sequence atgaagaagaagaagtcggGGGCATCCAACTACCTGTGCATCGCACCCATCTTCAACTCCTGCCTTTCCTCGGGTAATAAGCAGCCGTCAAACGACGCCGCCGGCAGAAACCGGCTGAGCTTCTCCTTCCCGGACAGTCTCGCCGGCGGCAAGACCcagcgccagcagcagcagcagcatcagcagcagccggaggagcagaaTTCGGAGAGCATCATCGACCCCGCCGCCTCGATCGTCACCCGGAAGGACGGCCGGCACTGCACCGTGATCGTGGGCACCATcttcggccgccgcgccggccgcgtcaCCTTCTGCGTGCAGCGCGAtcccgacgcgccgccgccgttcctctTCGAGCTCTCCGTCCCGATGCAGTCCCTCGCCGCGGAGATGGGCTCGGGCCTCCTCCGCATCGCGCTCGAGTGCCACCGCCCcaccagcggcgccggcgcaggcggcgccgccgccgcgacgacgGGCGGAAGCGGCGCGAGCAGGAACGTGTGGAGGGCGTCCTGCAACGGGTGCGACGTGGGGTACGCCGTGCGGCGGCTCCCGACGGAGTGGGATCGGCGCGTGCTGGAGAGCATGCGGACGATGACGACCGGCGTCGGCGTGCTCCCGCCGCCCACGGTGGCGCTGGAGGAACGACCCAACGATGATGGGAACctgcaggacggcggcggcggggaggtgctGTACATGCGGGCGACGTACGAGAGGGTCGTGGGGTCAAGGGATGCCGTGTCCTACCACCTCATCagccccggcggcgggggcggcagcCCGCCTCAGGAGCTGAGCGTCTTCTTGCTGCGGACCAGGGGTGACTGA